A region from the uncultured Bacteroides sp. genome encodes:
- a CDS encoding pyridoxine 5'-phosphate synthase, with the protein MTKLSVNINKVATLRNARGGDVPNVVKVALDCESFGAEGITVHPRPDERHIKRADVYALKPLLKTEFNIEGYPAPEFIDLVLKVKPHQVTLVPDSPAQITSNSGWDTKQHFDFLSEVLDAFNHAGVRTSVFVSAEAEMIEYAAKAGADRVELYTEPYATDYEKSPEAAVAPFVEAAKIARNLGLGINAGHDLSLVNLNFLYKNIPWLDEVSIGHALISDALYLGLEKTIQEYKNCLR; encoded by the coding sequence ATGACAAAATTAAGTGTGAACATAAACAAGGTGGCGACACTACGTAATGCTCGTGGAGGAGATGTTCCTAATGTAGTGAAAGTTGCGTTGGATTGTGAAAGTTTTGGTGCCGAGGGCATAACTGTTCATCCCCGTCCGGATGAGCGGCATATTAAGAGAGCGGATGTTTATGCCTTAAAGCCGTTATTAAAAACGGAATTTAATATAGAGGGTTATCCTGCGCCCGAATTCATTGATCTGGTATTGAAAGTAAAGCCGCATCAAGTAACGCTGGTTCCCGACAGTCCTGCACAAATTACTTCTAATTCAGGATGGGACACGAAGCAGCACTTCGATTTTTTATCGGAAGTGCTTGATGCATTCAATCATGCAGGTGTTCGTACTTCGGTTTTTGTTTCTGCAGAGGCGGAAATGATAGAATATGCCGCTAAAGCGGGTGCCGACAGAGTCGAATTATACACCGAACCTTATGCCACGGATTATGAGAAAAGTCCGGAAGCGGCGGTGGCGCCTTTTGTTGAGGCTGCTAAAATTGCCAGAAATTTAGGTCTGGGGATCAATGCCGGGCACGACCTGAGTTTAGTGAACCTTAACTTCCTTTATAAAAACATTCCGTGGCTGGATGAGGTTTCTATAGGACACGCCTTAATAAGTGATGCATTATATCTGGGACTCGAAAAAACAATTCAAGAATATAAAAACTGTCTTCGCTGA
- a CDS encoding biopolymer transporter ExbD yields the protein MLKRRAKVSPNFSMASMTDVIFLLLIFFMITSTVVSPNAIKVLLPQGKQQTSAKPLTRVIIDKDLNFYAAFGNEKEQALQLSELTPFLQACAAKEPDMYVALYADETVPYREIVKVLNIANENHFKMVLATRPPQDK from the coding sequence ATGTTAAAGCGTAGAGCAAAAGTATCGCCTAATTTCAGTATGGCATCTATGACGGATGTTATATTTCTGTTGCTTATCTTCTTTATGATAACCTCCACCGTAGTATCACCCAACGCCATAAAGGTATTGCTTCCGCAAGGAAAGCAACAAACCTCGGCTAAACCACTTACGCGGGTTATTATTGATAAAGACCTGAACTTCTATGCGGCCTTTGGTAATGAGAAAGAACAGGCATTGCAATTGTCTGAGTTAACTCCTTTTTTGCAAGCTTGTGCCGCTAAAGAGCCGGATATGTATGTGGCGCTTTATGCCGACGAAACAGTACCTTATCGGGAGATTGTGAAGGTGCTGAATATTGCCAACGAGAATCATTTTAAAATGGTGCTGGCTACCCGCCCGCCTCAGGATAAATAA
- a CDS encoding MotA/TolQ/ExbB proton channel family protein, which yields MNTLMLLAQVATTITDSLATTNPVLTPVSAPASMNMFDMAVKGGWIMLVLGALSIACFYILFERIYVIRKAGQEDPMFMDKIKDYILSGEIKSAVNYCRTMNTPSARMIEKGISRLGRPVNDVQVAIENVGNIEVAKLEKGLTVMATISGGAPMIGFLGTVTGMVRAFYEMASAGNNIDITLLSGGIYEAMITTVGGLIVGIIAMFAYNYLVTLVDGVVNKMESKTMAFMDLLNEPIKK from the coding sequence ATGAATACACTAATGTTATTGGCCCAAGTGGCTACCACGATCACCGATTCTCTTGCTACAACCAATCCGGTACTTACTCCCGTATCGGCACCTGCCAGTATGAATATGTTTGATATGGCTGTCAAGGGAGGGTGGATTATGCTTGTTCTCGGAGCACTCTCTATTGCCTGCTTCTATATTCTGTTCGAACGCATATACGTGATACGTAAAGCGGGACAAGAAGATCCGATGTTTATGGATAAAATCAAAGATTATATTCTGAGTGGAGAAATAAAATCGGCGGTAAATTACTGCCGTACCATGAATACGCCTTCTGCGCGAATGATCGAAAAAGGAATCAGTCGGTTGGGGCGTCCGGTAAACGATGTTCAGGTTGCCATAGAGAATGTAGGAAATATAGAAGTTGCCAAGCTGGAAAAAGGGCTGACGGTAATGGCCACCATCTCCGGTGGTGCTCCGATGATTGGATTCCTCGGCACGGTAACCGGTATGGTACGTGCTTTTTATGAAATGGCCAGTGCCGGCAATAACATTGATATTACCTTGCTCTCGGGAGGTATCTACGAGGCGATGATAACAACGGTGGGCGGATTGATTGTGGGAATTATAGCCATGTTTGCTTACAATTATCTGGTAACCCTGGTCGATGGAGTGGTGAATAAAATGGAGTCAAAGACCATGGCTTTTATGGATTTGCTTAATGAACCGATAAAGAAATAA